A window of Acidobacteriota bacterium genomic DNA:
GCCATCCGCGTCACGCGGCCGGCGGCGTCCTTGAACTCACCGCCCTTTTCGGCCGGATCCTCGAGCGCGCGGATCACGCGCAGGCCGAGCATCCCTTCCTTGTTGTCGGGTAGCCTCACGGTGCCCCCGCCGGCGGGGACCGCAAGCGTCGTCACGCGATCGATGGCGCGCACGCCGTTGGGCAACGCCCTGAACGTGTATGTCGTCGACTCCTGCAGGCGGGTCTTGCCGTCGCCGGACACCCAGTCGGCCGTCACCTTCAGCACGGCGTGGTCGCCCTTGCTCTCGGCGGAGACGATCGCGCGGTGCTCGACCGATCCCATCTTCGCCTTCTGGTCCGGTTTGATCGCGTCGGAGTTGTTCCAGAAGTCGAAGCCGTCCACGTCGCCGTAGTTGAGCCACAGGCCGACGTGGTGCGGATGGTCCTGCCGCTCGTTGGCCAGCGGCGGGAACCCGCGCGTGATCACGGTACCCGCGCCGGTGCGGATCGGATAGAGCACGGGCTTCTCGAGCGAGTCGGGCCACGCGTACGACGTGAACGGCTTGCCGTCCACGGTGACCTCCACCACCTTGTCCGCCGGCTTGCTGGTGATCGCCACCTTCGGTGCCTGCGCCGTCACGACAAGCCCCCCGAGCACGCACGCGAGCGTGACGGCGAGTGGGGCCGGGCTCGGAGAGCCGGCCCTACCAGGAGAACCGATCGCCGCGCGCGACCGTAGGGGCGACGCATGCGTCGCCCCTACACGGCTGGTCACCTGCGTTGGAGTTGCTGAATTCCTGCTAACGTCGTGCTGCACTTGGTACTCCCTCACCACCGACGACCACGTCCTGCGTGGCGTCGTTGAACGTGACGCGTTGACCCGTCTGGATGGCGGCAATCGTCATGCACAGGGCCACCGAGTGACTGTAGCCGGCCTCGACGCTCGCGTTCGGCGCCTTGCGGCTGCGCACGCATTCCATCCAGTTGCGCATGTTGGCCGACGTCGCGTCGTCTGCGCCGGTGTCGGCTCCCGTCTGCTGCGACGCTGCTTCGGCAATCGTCATCGACGGCAGCATGTTGGCTTTCATGCCCATCGACCTGGCGTAGTTCTCGCGCAGGCCGCCGGTGTCGGACACGGTGTTCTTGTCGAGATCGAGCATGCCGCCGTTGGAGTAGTAGTACTCCTTCACGTCGCCCGCGGCGTTGGTCATGCGCGAGCTGTAGATCACCTGGAAGCCCTTGCCCGGATCGTCCAGCGGACCGTAGTCGAAGACGGCCGTGAAGGTGTCCCAGTTGCGGCGGCCGTCCTTCCACAGATAGATGCCGCCGTTGGCCACCACGCTGCGCGGCCGCGGACAGCCGGTGAACCAGTGCACCGTGTCGATCTGGTGGACGAGCCATTGGTCAGGGATCCCTGACGAATAGGGCCAGAACAGTCTGAACTCGAGATACTTGCGCGGGTCGAAGGCTTCCTTCGGCCGGTTGAGCAGGTAGCGGTTCCAGTCGGTGTCCTCTTCCCGCAGCGTGCCGACGACGGAGGGGCGCCGCCAGCGTCCGGGCTGGTTGACGTTCCACGTCATCTCGACGGCCACGATGTCGCCGAACTTGCCCGACTTCAGGTACTCGTACGCCTGCTGGTAGTTCTTCGCGCTGCGGCGCTGCGTGCCGATCTGCACGATCTTGCCCGTGTCCTTCACCGCCGCGCGCAGCGCGCGCGCGTCGTCCATGGTGTTGGCCATCGGCTTCTCGACGTAGGCGTCGCGCCCGGCGCGTACGGCCTCCACGCCATGAAGGGCGTGCTGGAAGTCAGCCGTGGCGACGAGCACGGCATCCACGTCGTTGCGGGCATAAAGCTCGTCGTTGTTGCGACAGACGATGGGCGACGACTGTCCGAGTTTCTGGAGCGCTGCTGCACCGGCCTGGCGCCGGAGGCTCCAGATGTCGGACACGGCGACGATCTCGAAGTTCAACTCCGCGGCGTGCTTCTGGTGGGCGGGGATGAGGCTTCCTCGACACCTGTCGGAGAAGCCGACGATACCGACGCGGACGCGGTCGTTGGCACCGACGATGCGGGCA
This region includes:
- a CDS encoding Gfo/Idh/MocA family oxidoreductase translates to MPDRRQFLQAAGATAAAASLPARSYARIVGANDRVRVGIVGFSDRCRGSLIPAHQKHAAELNFEIVAVSDIWSLRRQAGAAALQKLGQSSPIVCRNNDELYARNDVDAVLVATADFQHALHGVEAVRAGRDAYVEKPMANTMDDARALRAAVKDTGKIVQIGTQRRSAKNYQQAYEYLKSGKFGDIVAVEMTWNVNQPGRWRRPSVVGTLREEDTDWNRYLLNRPKEAFDPRKYLEFRLFWPYSSGIPDQWLVHQIDTVHWFTGCPRPRSVVANGGIYLWKDGRRNWDTFTAVFDYGPLDDPGKGFQVIYSSRMTNAAGDVKEYYYSNGGMLDLDKNTVSDTGGLRENYARSMGMKANMLPSMTIAEAASQQTGADTGADDATSANMRNWMECVRSRKAPNASVEAGYSHSVALCMTIAAIQTGQRVTFNDATQDVVVGGEGVPSAARR
- a CDS encoding PmoA family protein — protein: MGSPGRAGSPSPAPLAVTLACVLGGLVVTAQAPKVAITSKPADKVVEVTVDGKPFTSYAWPDSLEKPVLYPIRTGAGTVITRGFPPLANERQDHPHHVGLWLNYGDVDGFDFWNNSDAIKPDQKAKMGSVEHRAIVSAESKGDHAVLKVTADWVSGDGKTRLQESTTYTFRALPNGVRAIDRVTTLAVPAGGGTVRLPDNKEGMLGLRVIRALEDPAEKGGEFKDAAGRVTRMANMDTTGVTGKYLTSEGKVGKDVWGTRGTWTALAGTVDGKPVTVAILDAPGNPGYPTYWHARGYGLFAANPLGQAALSDGKDTLNFSIAEGTPATFRYRILLVDGTPSAADMNGYASAWAKAASQGS